A genomic region of Prevotella scopos JCM 17725 contains the following coding sequences:
- a CDS encoding MBL fold metallo-hydrolase, translating to MLKFLSFGSGSSGNCYLLYTDTDCLMIDCGVGIRSLKKHFHNYGLQLNMVHNVLITHDHADHVKSVGSISGDLQLPVYSTEEVHKGISQNWCVRRKVDPQYVRNLKKGEEVGIGEFKVTPFEVPHDSTDCVGYSIENDGIRFTLITDCGHITDEIARFISISNFLVIEANHEPEKLAAGPYPRHLKERISGPNGHLSNEACAKALVENASPALRHVWLCHLSDENNHPELAKKTIETVLRDSGIIIGKEFMLDVLKRKIPSEVYELYP from the coding sequence ATGCTGAAATTTTTATCTTTTGGCAGTGGTAGTAGTGGTAATTGCTATCTTTTATATACTGACACCGATTGTTTGATGATAGATTGTGGTGTTGGTATTCGTTCCTTAAAGAAGCATTTTCACAACTATGGTCTGCAACTAAATATGGTTCATAATGTGCTTATCACCCATGATCATGCCGATCATGTCAAGTCCGTTGGGTCTATTAGCGGTGATTTGCAACTACCGGTATATTCAACAGAGGAAGTTCATAAAGGAATAAGTCAAAACTGGTGTGTAAGACGTAAAGTCGATCCACAATATGTTAGAAACCTAAAAAAGGGAGAGGAAGTTGGTATTGGTGAATTCAAAGTAACACCTTTCGAAGTGCCTCATGATAGTACTGACTGTGTTGGTTATTCAATAGAAAATGATGGTATTCGTTTCACATTAATCACTGATTGTGGACATATCACAGATGAGATAGCACGATTTATTTCTATCAGTAATTTTTTGGTAATAGAGGCAAACCATGAGCCGGAGAAGTTAGCAGCAGGTCCCTACCCACGACATTTGAAGGAGCGTATTAGCGGACCTAATGGTCATCTGAGTAATGAAGCTTGTGCGAAAGCACTCGTTGAGAATGCCTCGCCTGCTTTGCGTCATGTATGGTTATGCCATTTGAGTGATGAGAATAACCATCCTGAACTAGCTAAAAAGACGATAGAAACGGTTTTACGTGATAGTGGTATCATCATTGGAAAAGAGTTCATGCTTGATGTCCTGAAACGTAAAATACCAAGTGAAGTGTACGAGTTATATCCTTAA
- the rd gene encoding rubredoxin, with protein sequence MKKYECETCGYIYDPEVGDPDSGIEPGTAFEDIPDDWVCPLCGVGKDDFKPVDE encoded by the coding sequence ATGAAGAAGTACGAATGCGAGACATGTGGTTATATTTATGACCCAGAAGTTGGTGATCCAGATAGTGGCATTGAGCCAGGTACAGCATTTGAGGATATCCCAGACGATTGGGTTTGCCCTCTTTGTGGTGTAGGTAAGGATGATTTCAAGCCTGTTGACGAGTAA
- a CDS encoding phosphatidylinositol-4-phosphate 5-kinase — MKYKYIIILLCFIPSYLFAQNIEIGSCTTKDGGQYHGQMFRGKPNGRGKTTYKNGNVYEGDYIKGLRHGDGTYKFADGEKYVGQWFQDQQHGQGVYYFANGNRYDGLWYKDYQQGQGTMYYYNGDKYVGNWEHDKRNGEGKYIFANGAFYEGSWKNDIKNGYGSFKWPDHSSFTGNWVNNLKEGKGVYIYADGDEYNGEWKNDLQNGKGIYKFKDGESYDGEYLDGERTGQGIFRYKNGDQYSGHFLKGLKSGYGTMSWHNGDIYTGYWEKDMQNGQGKLTKKNNDVYEGQFKNGLVEGLVIIHYADGSKFRGSYHNGKRNGTAVEESPEGVRFEGSYRDDRRDGKFIERDKNGNVTASGYYENGKRHTN, encoded by the coding sequence GTGAAATATAAATATATCATCATATTGTTGTGTTTTATTCCTTCTTATCTCTTTGCGCAGAATATAGAGATTGGTTCTTGTACAACTAAGGACGGGGGACAATATCATGGTCAGATGTTCCGTGGGAAGCCAAATGGCAGAGGTAAGACTACTTATAAGAATGGTAATGTCTATGAGGGTGATTATATCAAAGGATTACGTCATGGTGATGGTACTTATAAGTTTGCTGACGGTGAGAAATATGTTGGTCAATGGTTCCAAGACCAGCAACACGGACAAGGTGTTTATTATTTTGCTAATGGTAATCGCTATGATGGTCTTTGGTATAAGGATTATCAACAAGGACAAGGTACAATGTATTATTACAATGGTGATAAGTATGTTGGCAATTGGGAGCATGACAAGCGAAATGGTGAAGGGAAATATATTTTTGCCAATGGCGCCTTTTACGAGGGAAGTTGGAAAAACGATATAAAGAACGGGTATGGAAGTTTTAAATGGCCAGATCATTCTTCTTTTACAGGAAATTGGGTGAACAACCTCAAAGAAGGAAAAGGTGTTTATATTTATGCCGATGGTGACGAATATAATGGTGAATGGAAAAATGACCTACAGAATGGAAAAGGCATCTATAAATTCAAAGATGGTGAAAGCTATGACGGAGAATATTTAGATGGTGAGCGTACCGGACAAGGCATCTTCCGTTATAAAAATGGTGATCAATATTCTGGTCATTTCTTGAAGGGACTTAAGTCAGGCTATGGAACAATGTCATGGCATAATGGAGATATTTACACGGGCTACTGGGAAAAAGATATGCAGAACGGACAGGGCAAGTTGACCAAGAAAAATAATGATGTTTATGAGGGGCAATTTAAAAATGGTTTAGTTGAAGGCCTTGTTATTATTCACTATGCTGATGGCAGTAAGTTCCGAGGTAGCTACCATAATGGCAAACGTAATGGGACTGCTGTTGAAGAATCACCTGAAGGCGTGCGTTTTGAGGGTAGCTATCGTGATGACAGACGTGATGGTAAGTTCATTGAGCGTGATAAAAATGGTAATGTGACTGCCAGCGGTTATTACGAAAACGGGAAACGTCATACGAACTAA
- a CDS encoding alpha amylase C-terminal domain-containing protein: MVTKKIATTKTPVKDASVRKTKAKEPSHIGLVKNDPYLAPYEGAIRGRYEHALWKLNQLTLNGKMTLSDFANGYNYYGLHQTADGWVFREWAPNATEIFLIGDFNGWTEQKAYQCHKIKGTGNWELTLPHDAMRHGQYYKIRVYWEGGEGERIPAWAQRVVQDETSKIFSAQVWAPEATYVWKKKSFKPQTSPLLIYECHIGMAQDEEKVGTYNEFREKVLPRIIKDGYNAIQIMAIQEHPYYGSFGYHVSSFFAASSRFGTPEELKALIDEAHKNGIAVIMDIVHSHAVKNEIEGLGNLAGDPNQYFYPGDRHQHPAWDSLCFDYGKDEVLHFLLSNCKYWLEEYHFDGFRFDGVTSMLYYSHGLGEAFCNYADYFNGHQDDNAICYLTLANCLIHEVNKNAITIAEEVSGMPGLAAKFKDGGYGFDYRMAMNVPDYWIKTIKELPDEAWKPSSIFWEIKNRRSDEKTISYCESHDQALVGDKTIIFRLIDADMYWHFRKGDETEMVHRGIALHKMIRLATIAAINGGYLNFMGNEFGHPEWIDFPREGNGWSYKYARRQWNLVDNKELCYHLLGDFDREMLEVVKSEKKFNETPIQEIWHNDGDQILAFSRGELIFVFNFSPIRSYSDYGFLVPEGSYNVVLNTDAKEFGGFGFADDTVEHFTNADPLYQQDHKGWLKLYIPARSAVVLRKK; this comes from the coding sequence ATGGTAACGAAGAAAATCGCAACAACGAAGACTCCTGTTAAGGATGCTTCTGTAAGAAAGACAAAAGCGAAGGAGCCATCTCATATAGGACTCGTAAAGAATGATCCTTATCTAGCTCCTTATGAGGGTGCTATTCGTGGACGCTACGAACATGCACTTTGGAAGTTGAATCAGCTTACACTGAATGGAAAGATGACCCTCTCTGATTTTGCAAATGGTTATAACTATTATGGTTTGCATCAGACGGCTGATGGTTGGGTATTCCGTGAATGGGCACCTAATGCAACAGAGATTTTCCTTATTGGTGATTTTAATGGTTGGACAGAGCAGAAAGCATATCAGTGTCATAAGATAAAAGGAACTGGGAACTGGGAACTGACACTTCCACATGATGCAATGCGCCACGGACAGTATTACAAGATACGTGTGTATTGGGAAGGTGGTGAAGGAGAGCGTATCCCTGCTTGGGCACAACGTGTTGTTCAAGATGAAACAAGCAAAATATTCTCTGCACAGGTGTGGGCCCCTGAAGCCACATACGTTTGGAAGAAGAAAAGCTTCAAGCCACAAACTTCTCCACTCTTGATTTATGAGTGTCATATCGGTATGGCGCAAGATGAAGAGAAGGTAGGAACGTACAATGAGTTTCGCGAAAAGGTGCTGCCACGTATCATTAAGGACGGATACAATGCTATCCAGATTATGGCAATCCAAGAACATCCTTACTATGGTAGCTTTGGTTATCACGTTAGTTCGTTCTTTGCAGCCAGTTCACGTTTTGGAACTCCTGAGGAGTTGAAAGCGCTGATAGATGAAGCTCATAAGAATGGCATTGCCGTTATTATGGATATTGTTCATTCTCATGCTGTTAAGAATGAGATAGAAGGCTTAGGTAATTTAGCAGGCGATCCTAATCAATACTTCTATCCAGGCGACCGCCATCAACATCCAGCATGGGACTCTCTATGCTTTGACTATGGTAAAGACGAGGTGCTTCATTTCCTTTTGTCTAATTGTAAATATTGGTTGGAGGAGTATCATTTTGATGGTTTCCGTTTCGATGGTGTGACATCAATGCTATATTATAGTCATGGGTTAGGTGAAGCATTCTGTAATTATGCCGATTACTTTAATGGACATCAGGATGATAATGCTATTTGTTATCTAACACTTGCCAATTGTCTTATCCATGAGGTGAACAAGAATGCCATCACCATTGCAGAAGAAGTATCTGGCATGCCAGGTTTAGCTGCAAAGTTTAAGGATGGCGGCTACGGCTTTGATTATCGTATGGCAATGAATGTTCCAGACTACTGGATTAAGACTATCAAAGAGTTGCCTGATGAAGCGTGGAAGCCATCTTCTATCTTCTGGGAGATCAAAAACCGTCGTTCAGATGAGAAGACAATATCTTATTGCGAGTCGCATGACCAAGCATTGGTGGGTGACAAGACCATTATCTTCCGTTTGATAGATGCTGATATGTACTGGCACTTCCGTAAGGGAGACGAAACAGAGATGGTTCATCGCGGTATTGCTCTACATAAGATGATTCGGCTTGCCACGATAGCAGCTATCAATGGTGGTTATTTGAACTTTATGGGAAATGAGTTCGGACACCCTGAGTGGATTGACTTCCCACGTGAAGGCAATGGATGGAGCTATAAGTATGCACGTCGTCAATGGAACTTGGTTGATAATAAAGAATTATGCTATCATCTATTGGGTGATTTCGACCGTGAGATGTTGGAAGTTGTCAAAAGTGAGAAGAAGTTTAATGAGACTCCTATTCAAGAGATATGGCACAATGATGGTGATCAGATATTGGCATTCAGCAGAGGAGAATTGATTTTTGTATTCAATTTCTCACCTATACGTTCTTATTCAGATTATGGGTTCTTGGTACCAGAAGGTTCTTATAACGTAGTCTTAAACACTGACGCTAAAGAGTTCGGTGGTTTTGGATTTGCTGATGACACTGTAGAGCACTTCACGAATGCTGACCCTCTTTATCAGCAAGATCACAAAGGTTGGCTCAAACTTTACATACCAGCGCGTAGTGCTGTTGTATTAAGAAAGAAGTAA
- a CDS encoding FecR family protein has product MSEINNKIIKDYLVGKATAKEMEQLAEWLAVSEENQKEFFEMDLAYHLGKNSQIASSKKIEEAETKLFNQIKEYEEKTINNSRIHLFRYAAAIVVAVLLIGGGLFAFLYQSAEITTITAMNEVKKVVLPDKSIVWLNKGTTISYAEDFDGNERKVNLKGEALFKVTKNAKKPFIVKSDAASAKVLGTTFNFKGQAADGKEVISLIEGRLEVTGLNGEGKVVLHPNQKATISKDSKAITTENSYAPIDAVWHDDMIPFSNMQIKEIAHILEQLYDYKIIVNSKLDNKRTYTGVIKRSKDIRTILDGLSYTISFHYTMNNKEITLTE; this is encoded by the coding sequence ATGAGTGAAATCAATAATAAGATTATAAAAGACTATCTTGTTGGCAAAGCAACTGCCAAAGAGATGGAGCAGCTGGCAGAATGGTTAGCGGTCTCGGAGGAAAACCAAAAGGAATTCTTCGAGATGGATTTAGCTTACCATTTAGGGAAAAACAGCCAGATTGCCTCATCTAAGAAAATTGAAGAAGCCGAAACTAAATTATTCAACCAGATTAAAGAATACGAAGAAAAAACAATTAATAATAGCAGAATCCACCTCTTCCGTTATGCAGCAGCCATCGTTGTAGCAGTATTATTGATTGGAGGAGGACTCTTTGCCTTCCTATACCAATCAGCTGAGATAACCACGATTACTGCCATGAATGAGGTAAAGAAGGTAGTGCTACCGGATAAATCTATTGTATGGCTCAATAAAGGAACAACCATCAGTTATGCAGAAGACTTTGATGGCAACGAACGAAAGGTTAACTTAAAGGGTGAAGCCTTATTCAAAGTCACAAAGAACGCTAAAAAGCCTTTTATAGTAAAGAGTGATGCGGCTTCAGCAAAGGTATTGGGAACAACCTTCAACTTCAAAGGACAAGCTGCTGATGGAAAAGAAGTTATCAGCTTGATAGAAGGTAGATTGGAAGTTACTGGACTCAACGGAGAGGGAAAAGTTGTTCTTCATCCAAACCAGAAAGCTACTATCAGCAAAGATTCAAAAGCCATTACGACTGAAAATAGCTATGCCCCAATCGACGCGGTATGGCATGACGATATGATTCCATTCAGCAATATGCAAATCAAAGAGATTGCTCATATCCTTGAGCAACTCTACGATTATAAGATTATTGTTAATTCAAAATTAGATAATAAGAGAACTTACACTGGTGTTATCAAGAGAAGTAAGGATATAAGAACCATATTAGATGGACTCTCTTATACCATCTCCTTCCACTACACCATGAACAACAAAGAGATAACCCTCACAGAATAA
- a CDS encoding RNA polymerase sigma-70 factor — protein sequence MTLPEQRFRQIFRALYPSLSFYATRLVQDDEAEDIVQEAFMELWKRKEDIEDESHIKAFLYRIVYTRALNVIKHRTIVNNHADSVKKVTQFKLDYYNPEANDVMGYIEGLETRKQINDAIGELPAKCREVFILSYQHDKKNKEIAEQLGISIRTVEVHLYKALKTLRARLKQHA from the coding sequence ATGACATTACCAGAGCAAAGGTTCCGCCAGATATTTAGGGCATTATATCCCTCCCTCTCCTTTTATGCTACTCGGCTTGTACAAGACGATGAGGCAGAGGATATCGTGCAGGAAGCTTTCATGGAGTTGTGGAAACGCAAAGAAGATATTGAAGACGAAAGCCATATTAAGGCTTTCCTCTATCGAATTGTCTATACTCGTGCCCTGAATGTCATTAAGCATCGCACCATTGTAAACAATCATGCTGACAGCGTAAAGAAGGTTACGCAGTTCAAGTTAGATTACTATAACCCAGAGGCTAATGACGTGATGGGCTATATTGAAGGACTGGAGACAAGAAAGCAAATCAACGACGCCATTGGAGAACTTCCGGCTAAATGTCGCGAAGTTTTCATACTGAGTTACCAGCACGACAAGAAAAACAAGGAGATAGCAGAGCAATTAGGTATCTCAATTCGTACGGTTGAGGTGCATCTCTACAAGGCTTTAAAGACCTTAAGAGCACGACTGAAACAACACGCGTAA